One window of Polynucleobacter sp. HIN5 genomic DNA carries:
- a CDS encoding urate hydroxylase PuuD: MTSILSSLGKTVLVGFILLALIVVTLGGSNVGSSAWVTFAFRFLHVISGVMWVGLLWYFNFVQIPSMPKIPDEQKPAVAKVIAPMALKWFRYAAMATVLTGFTLAVLNGYAHQAFTLQQPFLAIGLGMWIALIMAFNVWFVIWPNQKRALGIVEVDAATKAKSARIAMLTSRINTILSIPMLYLMVAQQNGGL, translated from the coding sequence ATGACATCGATTCTGAGCTCTTTAGGTAAGACCGTCCTAGTCGGATTTATCCTGCTTGCCCTCATTGTGGTCACCCTAGGGGGATCCAATGTGGGGAGCTCAGCGTGGGTAACCTTTGCATTTCGTTTCCTGCATGTGATTTCTGGGGTGATGTGGGTGGGCCTGTTGTGGTATTTCAACTTTGTACAGATTCCATCCATGCCAAAGATTCCGGATGAACAAAAGCCTGCGGTGGCGAAAGTGATTGCACCAATGGCCTTGAAATGGTTTCGTTATGCAGCAATGGCTACGGTATTAACCGGATTTACTCTCGCTGTACTCAATGGCTATGCCCATCAAGCATTCACACTCCAGCAACCTTTTTTAGCAATTGGCCTAGGCATGTGGATTGCCTTAATAATGGCGTTTAATGTTTGGTTCGTGATTTGGCCCAATCAGAAACGTGCACTCGGGATTGTTGAAGTTGATGCAGCAACCAAAGCCAAGTCCGCACGTATCGCCATGCTCACCTCGCGGATCAATACGATTCTATCGATCCCCATGTTGTATTTGATGGTAGCTCAGCAAAACGGCGGTTTGTAA
- a CDS encoding Bug family tripartite tricarboxylate transporter substrate binding protein, protein MQFSFKKYLIGVTTLAFAGAFSLPIQAQSAAANYPNKTVKMVVPLTPGSGADIAGRIVAKSLSETWKQPVIIENRPGAGGLLGTGVVVNSEPDGYTLLVQSASYAANPAIYKKLPYDLKSLTDVNILGSSPYALVVSADSPYKTLKDLINAAKAKPGDIPFASAGVGSSTHLAAEYFNQTAGIKMLHVPFKGSPEAIQETIAGRTAYYMAPLQTAISQIQGGKVRALGVTGATRAEAAPNIPTIAEQGFSGFEIGLWVGVWAPSATPQAVLQKLNTDINRALGDSEVKSAYAKAGITIKPMNLAETEKFVRSEISKYTKIAKDAGIEPQ, encoded by the coding sequence ATGCAATTTAGTTTCAAGAAATATCTGATTGGCGTAACCACGCTTGCATTTGCTGGGGCATTTAGCCTGCCAATTCAAGCACAAAGCGCGGCAGCTAACTATCCTAACAAAACCGTCAAAATGGTCGTGCCTCTCACGCCTGGATCGGGTGCTGACATTGCTGGGCGTATTGTTGCTAAAAGCCTTTCAGAAACCTGGAAGCAACCCGTCATTATTGAAAACCGTCCCGGTGCTGGTGGCTTGCTAGGTACTGGTGTGGTGGTGAACTCTGAACCTGATGGTTATACCCTTTTGGTTCAATCCGCATCCTATGCCGCCAATCCTGCCATTTATAAAAAACTGCCTTATGACCTAAAGAGCCTCACCGATGTCAATATTTTAGGAAGCAGTCCATACGCCCTTGTTGTGTCGGCTGATAGCCCCTATAAGACTCTTAAAGACTTGATTAATGCCGCCAAAGCAAAACCAGGTGATATTCCATTTGCTAGCGCTGGTGTCGGTAGCTCAACCCATTTAGCGGCTGAGTATTTCAATCAAACCGCTGGTATCAAAATGCTGCACGTCCCCTTTAAAGGATCTCCTGAAGCGATTCAAGAAACTATTGCTGGACGTACCGCCTACTACATGGCTCCTTTACAAACTGCCATCTCACAAATTCAGGGTGGTAAAGTTCGCGCATTGGGCGTAACCGGTGCCACCCGCGCTGAGGCAGCCCCCAATATTCCCACGATTGCTGAGCAAGGTTTTTCTGGCTTTGAGATTGGTTTGTGGGTCGGCGTTTGGGCACCATCAGCAACACCGCAAGCGGTCTTGCAAAAACTCAATACGGATATCAATCGTGCCCTAGGTGACTCTGAGGTGAAATCGGCATATGCCAAAGCAGGCATCACCATCAAACCAATGAATCTTGCCGAAACCGAAAAGTTTGTTCGGAGTGAAATCAGCAAGTACACCAAGATTGCTAAAGACGCTGGGATTGAACCACAATAA
- a CDS encoding HPP family protein: MRQTILRILWVLGGASVALFLALHVVRPQDSTLLLASLGGSTLFLFGLTTLPPTQPRALFGGHLLSALIGVICYQVFGDSTWVLVVSVLITIAVLLLTKTVHPPAGANPLIMIHAHAGFMDIWTHVLLGVLVLAATTFVWSRLGIGTAKYPIKWNQESPPGPHWGPWGSV; the protein is encoded by the coding sequence ATGAGACAAACCATTTTGCGGATCCTCTGGGTTTTGGGTGGGGCAAGTGTGGCGTTGTTTTTGGCCTTGCATGTGGTTCGTCCACAAGATTCCACCTTATTACTTGCCTCCTTGGGTGGCTCAACACTATTCTTGTTTGGTCTAACAACACTGCCGCCGACGCAGCCCAGGGCATTATTTGGTGGCCATCTCCTATCTGCCCTCATTGGAGTGATCTGCTATCAAGTCTTTGGCGATTCAACTTGGGTATTGGTCGTATCGGTGCTTATTACGATCGCGGTGTTATTGCTAACGAAGACAGTGCATCCGCCCGCAGGAGCCAACCCCTTGATCATGATTCATGCGCATGCTGGGTTTATGGATATTTGGACCCATGTTCTGCTGGGCGTCCTCGTATTGGCTGCCACCACATTTGTTTGGTCACGACTTGGGATCGGCACTGCAAAGTACCCTATCAAATGGAATCAGGAGTCTCCGCCCGGACCCCATTGGGGTCCTTGGGGATCAGTCTAA
- the sodB gene encoding superoxide dismutase [Fe] yields the protein MEHTLPQLPYALDALAPYISKETLEYHYGKHHQTYVTNLNNLIKGTEFENSGLEEIVKKSSGGIFNNAAQVWNHTFYWFGLKPNGGGAPSGALADAINAKWGSFDKFKEEFTKCAVGTFGSGWAWLVKKADGSLDLVSTSNAATPLTTDAKPLLTCDVWEHAYYIDTRNARPKYVENFWNLVNWDFVSKNFAS from the coding sequence ATGGAACATACATTGCCCCAGTTGCCTTATGCACTTGATGCACTAGCGCCTTATATTTCAAAAGAGACATTGGAGTATCACTATGGCAAGCATCATCAGACTTATGTGACCAATCTGAATAATCTCATCAAGGGAACCGAGTTTGAGAACTCTGGCCTCGAAGAGATTGTTAAAAAATCATCAGGCGGCATCTTTAATAATGCCGCTCAGGTATGGAATCACACCTTCTATTGGTTTGGTTTAAAGCCAAACGGTGGCGGTGCGCCATCGGGTGCCTTAGCAGATGCGATCAATGCGAAGTGGGGCTCGTTTGATAAGTTCAAAGAAGAGTTCACCAAGTGCGCAGTGGGTACGTTTGGATCGGGCTGGGCCTGGTTGGTTAAGAAAGCGGATGGTAGTCTCGATTTAGTATCGACTAGCAATGCTGCGACACCATTAACAACCGATGCGAAGCCACTGTTGACCTGTGACGTATGGGAGCACGCGTATTACATTGACACTCGGAATGCTCGTCCTAAGTATGTCGAGAATTTCTGGAATCTCGTGAATTGGGATTTTGTTAGCAAAAACTTCGCATCCTAA
- a CDS encoding NAD(P)H-hydrate dehydratase: MPNLNTLALRARLIRKPHEHKGDMGKVLLIGGAPGMAGAIFLSAYGSLYSGAGWTIIGVLDSKSAHVQIDQPELMVQDISEVVNAHDFIERIQPDCLAIGPGLGLGDQALQFLEAGLAFSGPLILDADALNLIADHPRLAQLLRERKDPCTITPHPGEASRLLGVSAGEIQANRSGAIQLLIDRFRCYVVLKGHDTLVGSPADAIYTCQAGNPGMATGGMGDVLTGLIASLAAQGIRHHLNLWEATCLAVELHARAADQLVQSGIGPNGMTPLELAKAVRLLINQA, from the coding sequence CTTGCGCTGCGTGCCCGCTTGATTCGTAAGCCCCATGAGCATAAAGGCGATATGGGGAAGGTATTGCTAATAGGTGGTGCACCAGGTATGGCAGGTGCTATTTTTTTATCCGCGTATGGATCGCTTTATAGTGGCGCGGGCTGGACGATTATTGGGGTCTTGGATTCTAAATCGGCTCATGTGCAGATTGATCAACCGGAGTTGATGGTTCAGGACATTAGTGAGGTGGTCAACGCCCATGATTTCATTGAGCGCATACAACCGGATTGCCTTGCGATTGGTCCCGGCTTGGGCTTGGGTGACCAAGCTTTGCAATTCTTGGAGGCAGGTCTTGCCTTCTCTGGTCCACTGATCTTAGATGCGGATGCCTTAAATCTGATTGCTGACCACCCACGGTTAGCGCAATTATTACGAGAGCGTAAAGATCCCTGCACAATTACGCCTCACCCCGGCGAGGCGTCTCGTTTATTGGGTGTATCGGCGGGTGAGATTCAGGCCAATAGATCAGGGGCTATTCAGTTACTAATTGATCGATTTCGATGCTATGTGGTTCTCAAAGGTCACGATACATTAGTTGGTTCGCCAGCTGATGCGATCTATACCTGTCAAGCGGGTAATCCTGGCATGGCAACCGGTGGCATGGGGGACGTCCTAACAGGCCTTATCGCCTCACTTGCGGCTCAAGGGATTCGCCATCATCTCAATTTATGGGAGGCAACTTGTCTTGCCGTTGAGCTTCATGCGCGCGCCGCTGATCAACTGGTTCAATCCGGAATCGGGCCTAATGGCATGACTCCACTCGAATTAGCCAAAGCGGTTCGTTTGTTAATTAATCAAGCTTAG
- a CDS encoding hydroxymethylglutaryl-CoA lyase, protein MPSQTQANPSSRIYIQEVVTRDGFQAEPRFIPTEEKIRLINRLSHAGYAKIEVTSFTSPKAIPMLADAEAVMRGIERVPGVEYTVLIPNLRGAERALAVGVDEFNLVMSVSETHNQSNLRMSRADSAKALSEVIVLAHQSKVAVNISLSTSFGCPMSGMTPIHELMHWINHFVDQGVRGISICDTTGMANPRQVTEICEQAQSKYPNTQWTLHFHNTRGMGLANALAAVQAGIVRFDSSLGGLGGCPYAPGATGNICTEELVHMLDLMGSHTNMNLDLLLECAADLRTLVDRPLPSQVLLAGKVDRLYDTICQG, encoded by the coding sequence ATGCCCAGTCAAACTCAAGCCAATCCGTCAAGTCGGATTTACATCCAAGAGGTGGTTACCCGCGATGGCTTTCAGGCAGAACCGCGTTTCATTCCCACAGAGGAGAAGATTCGCTTAATTAATCGCTTAAGTCATGCTGGCTATGCCAAGATTGAGGTGACCTCCTTTACAAGCCCCAAGGCTATTCCGATGCTGGCTGATGCGGAGGCCGTGATGCGTGGCATTGAGCGCGTCCCTGGGGTCGAATATACAGTCCTAATCCCAAATCTACGCGGTGCTGAGCGCGCTCTTGCAGTCGGTGTTGATGAATTTAATCTCGTGATGTCAGTTAGCGAGACCCACAATCAATCCAATCTGCGTATGTCTCGTGCTGATTCTGCCAAAGCTCTGAGCGAGGTAATTGTCTTGGCACATCAATCCAAGGTGGCCGTCAATATCTCGCTTTCAACTAGCTTTGGGTGTCCGATGAGCGGCATGACTCCCATCCATGAACTAATGCATTGGATTAATCATTTTGTTGATCAAGGGGTTCGCGGTATTAGCATTTGCGACACCACTGGTATGGCCAATCCTCGTCAAGTCACTGAAATTTGCGAGCAAGCGCAATCCAAGTACCCCAATACGCAGTGGACGTTGCATTTTCATAATACGCGTGGCATGGGCTTAGCTAATGCTCTAGCTGCTGTACAGGCCGGGATTGTGCGCTTTGATTCGTCTTTAGGTGGACTGGGCGGCTGCCCTTATGCCCCAGGAGCCACTGGCAATATCTGCACCGAGGAATTGGTTCATATGTTGGATCTGATGGGGTCTCATACCAATATGAACCTGGATTTATTACTCGAGTGCGCAGCAGATTTACGCACACTCGTTGATCGCCCCTTGCCAAGCCAGGTACTCCTGGCAGGCAAAGTTGATCGCTTGTACGACACGATTTGTCAGGGTTAA
- a CDS encoding amidohydrolase family protein, whose product MNHNNAPLCQAPDQALKKPGLVLSENATDCHAHICGPQSLYPYIPNRIYTPPDALLSQYQALLDSLGVQRSVLVQPSIYGTDNRALLAAIKTNPSRFRGVAVADWHINDTALEDLHRAGIRGVRCNIVDLAEAKGVLPIKQLTKLANQIAPFGWHLEFLMHVNEFPDLAQLLSNFPVPVVLGHLGYLKTNLGVKDRGFQNLLSLMREERAWVKLTGPYRITTEERIPYSDTNPFAHALIAANSRQVVWGTDWPHVMVKGTMPNDADLLDLLHVWIPDPEIRKQVLSENPGCLYQF is encoded by the coding sequence TTGAACCACAATAACGCTCCCCTTTGCCAAGCACCAGACCAGGCCCTCAAAAAGCCTGGTCTCGTTCTTTCTGAGAACGCAACGGATTGCCATGCGCACATCTGTGGTCCTCAATCCTTGTATCCCTACATACCAAATCGGATCTATACGCCCCCAGATGCCTTACTTTCACAATATCAGGCACTACTCGACAGCCTAGGCGTTCAACGATCGGTATTGGTCCAGCCCAGTATTTATGGAACCGATAATCGTGCATTGCTTGCAGCAATTAAAACCAATCCATCGCGCTTTCGGGGAGTCGCGGTGGCGGATTGGCATATTAACGATACAGCATTAGAAGATCTTCATCGTGCTGGAATTCGTGGAGTGCGCTGCAATATTGTCGATCTTGCTGAAGCGAAAGGTGTTTTACCAATCAAGCAATTAACCAAATTAGCGAACCAGATTGCACCCTTTGGCTGGCATTTAGAGTTTCTGATGCACGTTAATGAGTTCCCCGACCTCGCACAACTCTTATCGAATTTCCCGGTCCCAGTCGTTCTAGGACATCTTGGGTATTTAAAAACAAATCTTGGCGTCAAAGATCGTGGATTTCAAAACCTGTTATCGCTAATGCGCGAGGAGCGGGCTTGGGTCAAGCTTACCGGCCCCTATCGAATTACAACCGAGGAAAGAATCCCCTACTCCGATACCAATCCATTTGCACATGCCTTGATTGCTGCGAATTCAAGGCAGGTGGTATGGGGCACGGACTGGCCCCATGTGATGGTCAAAGGAACGATGCCAAACGATGCAGATCTTTTAGATTTACTACACGTGTGGATCCCTGATCCAGAGATTCGTAAGCAGGTTCTGAGCGAGAACCCAGGGTGTCTTTATCAGTTTTAA
- the pcaD gene encoding 3-oxoadipate enol-lactonase produces MRQFINANQIKIAYQIDGPENGPPVFLSNSLMSSLEMWDRTLPALTDRYRVIRYDTRGHGQSEVTPGPYSIALLAEDLVALMNALGIKKAHFAGLSMGGMICQYIGANYPESVLSLSLCDTASEMPPRSMWEERFAIVRSQGIAGLVDGTIKRWFLNDFIEREPDQIERVRKMILATPVEGYLGCASAVRDMAQSTMLLKIKAPTLILLGRQDPACTYEQSTVLHRLIPHSSLIAIDQAAHLSNIEKPAEFNHALRGFLDSVA; encoded by the coding sequence ATGAGACAGTTTATAAATGCTAATCAAATCAAGATCGCTTATCAAATCGATGGTCCGGAGAATGGTCCCCCCGTTTTCTTGAGTAATAGCCTGATGTCCAGTTTAGAAATGTGGGATCGCACTCTGCCTGCGCTCACTGACCGCTATCGAGTGATTCGTTATGACACGCGCGGCCATGGTCAAAGCGAAGTAACGCCGGGCCCCTATAGCATTGCCCTTCTAGCGGAAGATCTGGTTGCCCTGATGAATGCTCTGGGAATTAAGAAGGCGCATTTTGCAGGTCTCTCCATGGGGGGCATGATTTGCCAATACATTGGTGCTAACTATCCAGAGAGTGTTCTATCGCTAAGTCTTTGTGATACCGCCAGCGAGATGCCTCCGCGCAGCATGTGGGAGGAGCGTTTTGCCATTGTGAGATCACAAGGAATCGCCGGCCTCGTAGATGGAACGATCAAACGTTGGTTCTTAAACGATTTTATTGAGCGCGAGCCAGATCAAATTGAACGGGTACGAAAGATGATCTTAGCTACACCAGTGGAGGGCTATCTGGGCTGCGCCAGTGCCGTTCGGGATATGGCGCAATCGACGATGCTCTTGAAAATTAAGGCGCCAACTCTGATTTTGTTAGGTAGGCAGGATCCAGCGTGTACCTATGAGCAATCCACCGTCCTGCATCGGCTTATTCCCCATTCTTCGCTGATCGCGATTGATCAAGCGGCCCATCTATCCAATATCGAAAAACCGGCTGAGTTCAACCATGCACTGCGGGGATTTTTAGATTCTGTGGCATAG
- a CDS encoding LpxL/LpxP family acyltransferase: protein MQTFFNHLSVSLLRFVLILPYAWIIQLGRGLGWIVAHIPSDRQRVVLINLRLCFPKLSAKEIEVLALQHWQLFGRSILERSRIWLGTPAQINEMIQIDSEIELGDRKPRILVNPHFVGIEGGIALCALAEKMDWPRGVTLYQKMKNPFFDQKIIEWRGRFGGRSIPRQGHLIETVREIKNGNFVFIAPDIDLGIKDSVFVPFFGVQANTINAISRLAKLSGAEVCIMQTTLNPDRSGYICHIGKALESFPSDDEEADTARLNQCFENAIRLRPAEYYWVHKRFKNRPAGEAKIY, encoded by the coding sequence TTGCAAACCTTTTTTAACCACCTCTCTGTATCACTGTTACGCTTTGTCCTAATTCTTCCATATGCATGGATTATTCAACTGGGTCGTGGTTTAGGATGGATCGTCGCCCATATACCAAGCGATCGTCAGCGCGTGGTCTTAATTAACTTACGTCTTTGTTTTCCAAAACTATCTGCTAAAGAAATTGAGGTGTTGGCTTTGCAACATTGGCAGTTATTTGGGCGCAGTATTTTGGAACGCAGTCGGATTTGGCTTGGCACCCCCGCTCAGATCAATGAAATGATTCAGATTGATTCTGAAATTGAATTAGGGGACCGAAAGCCCCGCATTTTGGTCAACCCCCATTTTGTAGGCATTGAAGGTGGCATTGCTTTGTGTGCCTTAGCCGAGAAAATGGATTGGCCGCGGGGAGTGACGCTCTATCAAAAGATGAAAAATCCATTTTTTGATCAAAAGATCATCGAGTGGCGCGGTCGCTTTGGTGGACGATCCATTCCAAGGCAAGGGCATCTCATCGAGACGGTCCGAGAGATTAAAAATGGTAATTTTGTTTTCATCGCACCTGATATCGATCTTGGTATCAAAGACTCGGTATTTGTTCCATTCTTTGGTGTTCAAGCCAATACGATTAACGCGATTTCACGATTAGCCAAACTCAGCGGTGCCGAAGTTTGTATTATGCAAACAACTCTTAATCCTGATCGCTCTGGATACATTTGTCATATCGGTAAAGCACTTGAGTCATTTCCAAGTGATGATGAAGAAGCCGATACCGCTCGACTTAATCAATGCTTTGAAAATGCGATTCGTCTGCGTCCAGCCGAATACTATTGGGTCCATAAGCGTTTTAAGAATCGACCTGCTGGAGAAGCTAAGATTTATTAG